From the Hymenobacter yonginensis genome, one window contains:
- a CDS encoding thioredoxin family protein → MTTEPTTQPVLTPERLASAYTYARYRQLIDELQADGKTTGPQQSPELTEYTHLNVQRMQRLDKTTRVLPELAAAVQALPQRYEWLIITEGWCGDAAQIVPVLEAVAQASGGNIRTHYLLRDENPDLMDRYLTNGARSIPQLVVLHAETLTEAAHWGPRPVPAQALLLDLKAQGATHEEYAEKIHGWYAKDKTQTTQHELLALVQKLR, encoded by the coding sequence ATGACCACCGAACCCACCACCCAGCCCGTTCTCACGCCCGAGCGCCTCGCCTCGGCCTACACCTACGCCCGCTACCGCCAGCTCATCGACGAGCTGCAGGCCGACGGCAAAACCACCGGCCCCCAGCAAAGCCCGGAGCTGACCGAGTACACCCACCTCAACGTGCAGCGCATGCAGCGCCTCGACAAAACCACCCGCGTGCTGCCCGAGCTGGCGGCCGCCGTGCAGGCCCTGCCGCAGCGCTACGAGTGGCTGATTATCACGGAAGGCTGGTGCGGCGACGCGGCCCAGATCGTGCCCGTGCTGGAAGCCGTGGCCCAGGCTTCAGGCGGCAACATCCGCACCCACTACCTGCTGCGCGACGAAAACCCCGACCTCATGGACCGCTACCTCACCAACGGCGCCCGCTCCATCCCGCAGCTGGTAGTGCTCCACGCCGAGACGCTCACCGAGGCCGCCCACTGGGGCCCGCGCCCCGTGCCCGCCCAAGCGCTGCTACTCGACCTGAAAGCCCAGGGCGCCACCCACGAGGAATACGCCGAGAAAATTCACGGCTGGTACGCCAAAGACAAGACCCAAACCACCCAGCACGAGCTGCTGGCCCTGGTGCAAAAGCTGCGCTAG
- a CDS encoding AsmA family protein, whose amino-acid sequence MRKFWIGLLIFVVVLVAGVALTPLLFKDKIKQALDKQLAQRVDAEVQYQPENVSLTLFSTFPDLALGIDELRVIGQDSFARDTLAYLPSLRVGLDLMSVIRGEQIKIKSIVLDRPDISAKVLKSGRANWDVMLSDSAAAAQGQDTTSLNLAISKWEVTDGHLRYEDRTIPFNMELRGLNHTGSGDFEQNVFDLVSQTEAREFSMTYDGTEYVTRKKLTGDVTLAMDLEKMLFTFKDNKVQLNDFPAQFAGTIGLPNDTDITYDLTFKALETDFKNILSLVPGVYTAQFKDVEASGQVAFNGYFKGVQNDVRMPGYGVNLQVKNGMFKYPQLPQAAKNINVDMVVDNPSGFTNNMKVNVKQFHLDLGQNPIDGNVAIDGLEPMKVDGRVKANVDLAEMMKVYPVQDLLLRGKLFVDGTAKGTYSSTQMPVVQAKMNLTNGYVKSKQFPAPIENLTVTGVVTNPTGQLNDTRVDISNFRMLLDGEPLAGRVSTQGVDKLRFDADVKGTVDLTKITKIFPLDGMTVTGRLNGNVAAKGNMADIEAGRYQTVVASGTVQAQNITYKSADLPQGMRVTRATATFNNDKIVLQNMAGFVGSSDVAASGTISNYMGYLFVPGQPLRGNLTVNSSRFNVNEWMVDEVTAAPSKGATAATKAPTAATKADGVLQIPKEFDLTLNTTVGQVIYDNLKLDNVKGTVGVRDQTATLNGLTFNTLGGAFATTGSYSSKNLAHPKFNFGLNIKNLNFQNAFAAFNSIKTLVPLADNLEGIFSTNFSVSGEMGPDMMPNYSTLTGKGLFEVVRAAVSGSPVLNKISSLTQFQELKSFAVNNKDVAAEILNGNFIVKPFDLTVGQVKMTVGGSNNISSGGLEYVTALNVPTGKLGSQLSGQLTRLTGVSDIKGTERVTLGLSIGGTVSNPQVKLTTGSVKAQAKDIVSNIVQAKVDDAKVQLQAKAKVAQDSLQRELQRKQLELQNKAQLEIEKRRLEAQAKLKEQATKGLNSLFGKPKAQPAKPATPAPDPTPAPADPKPADPEPTKPDTAKTGG is encoded by the coding sequence ATGCGTAAATTCTGGATTGGCTTACTGATTTTCGTGGTGGTGCTGGTGGCCGGCGTGGCCCTGACGCCGCTGCTGTTCAAAGACAAAATCAAGCAGGCGCTCGACAAGCAGCTAGCCCAACGGGTGGACGCCGAGGTGCAGTACCAGCCCGAAAACGTCAGCCTGACCCTATTCAGCACCTTCCCGGATCTGGCACTGGGCATCGATGAGCTGCGCGTGATTGGGCAGGACTCGTTTGCGCGCGACACGCTAGCCTATCTGCCGTCGTTGCGGGTGGGGCTGGATCTGATGAGCGTCATCCGGGGCGAGCAAATCAAAATAAAGAGCATCGTGCTCGACCGGCCCGACATCAGCGCGAAGGTGCTGAAAAGCGGCCGCGCCAACTGGGACGTGATGCTGTCCGACTCGGCCGCCGCGGCCCAGGGCCAGGATACGACTTCGCTCAACCTGGCCATCAGCAAATGGGAAGTGACCGACGGGCACCTGCGCTACGAGGACCGCACGATTCCCTTCAACATGGAGCTGCGCGGCCTCAACCACACCGGCTCCGGCGACTTCGAGCAGAACGTCTTCGATTTGGTCAGCCAGACTGAGGCGCGGGAGTTTTCGATGACCTACGACGGCACTGAGTACGTGACGCGCAAAAAGCTGACCGGCGACGTGACCCTGGCCATGGACCTGGAGAAGATGCTGTTCACGTTCAAAGACAACAAGGTGCAACTCAATGATTTCCCGGCCCAGTTTGCCGGCACCATCGGGCTGCCGAATGACACGGACATCACCTACGACCTGACATTCAAGGCGCTGGAAACCGACTTCAAGAACATTCTGAGTCTGGTGCCGGGCGTGTACACGGCGCAGTTCAAAGACGTGGAAGCCAGCGGGCAGGTGGCGTTTAATGGCTACTTCAAGGGCGTGCAAAACGACGTACGGATGCCCGGCTACGGCGTGAACCTGCAGGTGAAGAACGGTATGTTCAAGTATCCGCAGCTACCGCAGGCGGCCAAGAACATCAACGTGGACATGGTGGTGGACAACCCGTCGGGCTTTACCAACAACATGAAAGTCAACGTGAAGCAGTTTCACCTCGACCTGGGCCAGAACCCGATTGATGGCAACGTGGCCATCGACGGGCTGGAGCCGATGAAGGTGGACGGCCGCGTGAAAGCCAACGTGGACCTGGCCGAAATGATGAAGGTGTACCCGGTGCAGGACTTGCTGCTGCGCGGCAAGCTGTTCGTGGATGGCACCGCCAAAGGCACGTACTCCAGCACCCAGATGCCGGTGGTGCAGGCCAAGATGAACCTGACCAACGGCTACGTGAAGAGCAAGCAGTTTCCGGCCCCGATTGAGAATCTGACGGTTACGGGCGTGGTGACCAACCCCACGGGCCAGCTCAACGACACGCGCGTGGACATCAGCAACTTCCGGATGCTGCTGGACGGCGAGCCGCTGGCCGGCCGCGTGAGCACCCAGGGCGTAGACAAGCTGCGCTTCGATGCCGACGTGAAAGGCACCGTGGACCTCACCAAAATCACGAAAATATTCCCGCTGGACGGCATGACCGTGACGGGCCGCCTGAACGGCAACGTGGCCGCCAAAGGCAACATGGCCGACATCGAGGCCGGGCGCTACCAGACGGTGGTAGCCTCGGGCACGGTGCAGGCGCAGAACATCACCTACAAAAGCGCCGACCTGCCGCAAGGCATGCGCGTAACCCGCGCCACGGCCACCTTCAATAACGACAAGATTGTGCTGCAGAACATGGCCGGCTTCGTGGGCTCGTCGGACGTGGCGGCCTCGGGCACCATCAGCAACTACATGGGCTACCTGTTTGTGCCCGGCCAGCCGCTGCGTGGCAACCTGACGGTGAACTCCAGCCGCTTCAATGTGAACGAGTGGATGGTAGACGAGGTGACGGCGGCGCCGAGCAAGGGCGCCACGGCCGCCACCAAAGCCCCCACCGCCGCCACCAAGGCCGACGGCGTGCTACAGATTCCGAAGGAGTTCGACCTGACCTTGAACACCACTGTGGGCCAGGTGATTTACGACAACCTCAAGCTCGACAACGTGAAGGGCACGGTGGGCGTGCGAGACCAGACAGCAACGCTCAACGGCCTGACGTTTAACACGCTGGGCGGCGCGTTTGCCACCACCGGCTCGTATAGCAGCAAGAACCTGGCGCACCCCAAGTTCAACTTCGGGCTGAACATCAAGAACCTGAACTTCCAGAACGCCTTTGCGGCCTTCAACTCCATCAAGACGCTGGTGCCGCTGGCCGACAACCTGGAAGGCATCTTCTCCACCAACTTCAGCGTGAGCGGCGAAATGGGCCCCGACATGATGCCTAACTACAGCACGCTCACCGGCAAGGGCCTGTTTGAGGTGGTGCGGGCGGCCGTGAGCGGCTCGCCGGTACTCAATAAAATCAGCAGCCTCACGCAGTTTCAGGAGCTGAAAAGCTTTGCGGTGAACAACAAGGATGTGGCCGCCGAAATCCTCAACGGCAACTTCATCGTGAAGCCGTTTGACCTGACTGTGGGCCAGGTAAAAATGACCGTGGGCGGCTCCAACAACATCAGCAGCGGCGGGCTGGAGTACGTGACGGCCCTGAACGTGCCCACCGGCAAGCTCGGCAGCCAGCTCAGCGGCCAGCTCACGCGCCTCACCGGCGTCTCCGACATCAAGGGCACGGAGCGCGTGACGCTGGGCCTCAGCATCGGGGGCACCGTGAGCAACCCGCAGGTGAAGCTGACCACCGGCAGCGTGAAGGCGCAGGCCAAGGACATCGTCAGCAACATCGTGCAGGCCAAGGTCGACGACGCCAAGGTGCAGCTGCAGGCCAAAGCCAAAGTGGCGCAGGACAGCCTGCAGCGCGAGTTGCAGCGCAAGCAGCTGGAGCTGCAGAACAAGGCCCAGCTGGAAATTGAAAAGCGCCGCCTTGAAGCCCAGGCCAAGTTGAAGGAGCAGGCCACCAAAGGCCTCAACTCGCTGTTCGGCAAGCCCAAAGCCCAACCGGCCAAGCCCGCCACCCCGGCCCCCGACCCCACGCCGGCCCCCGCCGACCCCAAACCCGCCGACCCGGAGCCCACCAAGCCCGACACGGCCAAAACCGGCGGCTAA
- a CDS encoding DinB family protein has product MINTIDKLGAYNVWANETLLRHLDGLVANGATIPANVLRLFSHVLNAQSIWIGRLTGTPSPVKVWQEHDLAGLHHWHEQSTARFYGLAAAADETELHRLISYTNSVGESFTSQVSDIFTHLPIHGNYHRGQVAIKLREQGLEPINTDYITYCRELSAKAQAADVPSL; this is encoded by the coding sequence ATGATTAATACCATTGACAAACTGGGGGCCTACAACGTGTGGGCCAACGAAACCCTGCTCCGCCACCTCGACGGCCTCGTAGCCAACGGCGCTACCATCCCGGCCAACGTGCTGCGGCTGTTCAGCCACGTGCTCAACGCCCAGTCTATCTGGATTGGCCGCCTCACGGGCACGCCCAGCCCCGTGAAAGTATGGCAGGAGCACGACTTGGCCGGCCTGCACCACTGGCACGAGCAGTCGACGGCCCGCTTCTACGGCCTGGCCGCCGCCGCCGACGAAACCGAGTTGCACCGCCTCATCAGCTACACCAACTCGGTAGGGGAGAGCTTCACCAGCCAAGTGTCCGACATCTTCACGCACCTGCCCATTCACGGCAACTACCACCGCGGCCAGGTGGCCATCAAGCTGCGCGAGCAGGGCCTGGAGCCCATCAACACCGACTACATCACCTACTGCCGCGAGCTGTCGGCGAAGGCGCAGGCCGCCGACGTGCCCAGCCTGTAA